A genomic stretch from Neodiprion fabricii isolate iyNeoFabr1 chromosome 3, iyNeoFabr1.1, whole genome shotgun sequence includes:
- the LOC124177503 gene encoding partitioning defective protein 6, with amino-acid sequence MSKNKLHHRVDNGIVEVKSKFDAEFRRFSLNRNETIRYEDFKNLLAKLHQLDADFSFLISYTDPRDGDLLPINNDDNLGRALLTAKPVLRIIIQRKGDSLEEMNGYGTMKPRNLISSILGGTPGKPKSLAISNPHDFRQVSAIIDVDILPETCRRVRLLKHGSDKPLGFYIRDGSSVRVLPPSAGGGIEKVPGIFISRLVPGGLAESTGLLAVNDEVLEVNGIEVAGKTLDQVTDMMVANSSNLIITVKPANQRGALAAPRRGSFSRNSQLSSGSHQSTQSAATGSDEDADEIVDLTGVTLHDDASTSHHQHPHHHHHHHHNHFNHDQGVLHL; translated from the exons ATGTCAAAGAATAAACTCCACCATCGCGTGGACAACGGCATCGTCGAAGTGAAGAGTAAG TTTGACGCTGAATTCAGAAGATTCTCGCTGAACAGAAATGAAACAATTAGATATGAGGACTTTAAAAATCTTCTGGCAAAGTTACACCAATTGGATGcagattttagttttttaatcTCATACACGGACCCAAGAGATGGAGATCTACTTCCTATAAACAACGATGATAATTTGGGTAGAGCGCTGCTTACTGCTAAGCCAGTCCTCAGAATCATCATTCAACGCAAAG GGGACAGTTTGGAAGAAATGAATGGGTATGGAACCATGAAACCACGGAATTTAATATCAAGTATTTTAGGTGGAACACCTGGGAAACCAAAATCATTGGCAATATCGAATCCCCATGATTTCAGACAG GTTTCCGCTATCATCGATGTGGATATTTTGCCAGAGACGTGCAGACGTGTTCGGCTTTTGAAGCACGGTTCAGATAAGCCTCTCGGTTTTTACATCAGAGATGGGAGTAGTGTGAGAGTATTACCCCCTTCCGCTGGTGGAGGAATTGAGAAAGTACCAGGAATATTTATCAGTAGATTGGTTCCTGGCGGCCTTGCTGAAAGTACAGGCCTTCTTGCAGTGAATGACGAAGTGCTGGAAGTAAACGGAATAGAAGTAGCTGGAAAAACTCTAGATCAG GTAACTGATATGATGGTGGCAAATTCATCGAATCTGATAATAACGGTGAAACCAGCCAATCAGCGAGGTGCCTTGGCTGCCCCAAGACGTGGTTCATTTTCTCGTAACAGTCAACTTTCGTCGGGCAGTCACCAATCAACACAGAGCGCAGCAACAGGCAGTGACGAAGATGCTGATGAAATTGTAGATTTAACTGGAGTAACACTACATGATGATGCATCAACTTCGCATCATCAACACCCacatcaccaccaccaccatcatcaCAACCACTTCAATCATGACCAAGGTGTATTGCATCTTTAG